The following proteins are encoded in a genomic region of Colletotrichum higginsianum IMI 349063 chromosome 9, whole genome shotgun sequence:
- a CDS encoding Non-ribosomal peptide synthetase, translated as MHLRDTEGGGTAYQENGHADGADGLTNGTAVDPSSTRTVAVTPRTEAGGMSDFKHELLLAWLLVLYRNNDDGLSRVNWGFRTRDGQQPSSATHNSLSLSEAPFKNSDSISEALEVIKNLGERELDSDAQPVPVIYFNNGAPASQGKLEKTPSKRSRDWTYQIETTINEGQIIINAQWDRAVLSYRHAAFQLDSFVEILTTILQNPYRQISDTIGPTTKDLEQLWTWNAELPENMQRCMQDIIAEVASNGPDRPAVESWDGNFTYGDVERLSTRLARHLVHRGVKVGSTVPMCFEKSRWTTVALLAVMKAGAAFALTDPSQPEARLRTIVEQTGATIIVTSQRQSELGRRIAPEGVLVVASDETLNQDTLELAPELPYIPPSSPLYIQFTSGSTGKPKGVMVSHENFTSGAVPRGWAVGYRAHSRCFDFASYAFDVAIDCMLCTLAAGGCLCIPSDEDRMNDLSGAIRNSKCNMAHMTPSVARVLDPDVIPSLEVLGLGGEAVSAGDASTWSKTTSVIIAYGPSECTVGCTINSNVSSTSTNIGKGCGGLTWIVDPDDHERLMPVGAVGELLIEGPVVGLGYLNDKAKTDEVFIEDPAWLLAGGGPARGRHGRLYKTGDLVRYDPDGTGSIAFVGRKDQQVKLRGQRIELAEVEHHLRGKMPSGVKIVAEVIKPGGSEPTLVAFVVEQNPVVNPDAEDDVTIFSPEFSQAIAEIDISLGAEIPRYMVPSAYIPLRKMPSLVSGKIDRKRLRELGGSMSREQVARLRVAPTEKNEPETEMEKALQQVWTKVLGGEVSIGLHDSFFALGGDSLRAMKLVAAAREEGIALTVASIFNFPSLKDMAQNATKVSKEDEAAVAPFSLLEDGWTPEEARAESAKLCGIDESAIEDIYPCTPLQEGLMALSAKVKEAYVAQRVVDLADSATADKLRNAFDVAAADCAILRTRIVQVPGRGLAQVVVKEDIAWHIGDDLQGYLVKDREEGMDLGRPLVRYALVTEKETGKVQFVLTMHHALYDGWCMPLIVDKVNKAFDGVRVERAAEFKDFIKYLGSIDRAAAETYWRDQLQGANGPQFPALPYEGYQTQADSLLEVYVPLSGRPASNTTVATVIRGAWAYVASHYSSSPDVVFGETLTGRNAPIRGTEEIEGPMITTVPFRLQVNGETTVSDYLQDIQDQTIQQIPYEHTGLQHIRRLSPDALEACELRTGLVLHPSADDFDQEEFNKYPANRLVPAGDAEAAEEALKFNTYALMLVCSTDPKGFLVMASFDSKTVQKPLMERALAQFSQVAQKLSQLTDAPLGDIAYLTQEDQAEVSRLSTESVKSVLGEYPEAEAVWIVNPTDSGSLAPLGVVGELVIVSKAELSLSTLEQPSWAATSKEEAGKFYKTDRLAKFNADGSVQITGKKSDLVQKTNTASKAPAKRISATSAKQRRLRTLWSRVLRLPESDIGLNDSFFRLGGDSIGAMKLVSEARLAGLTLTVNQVFTKRTLYDMASVLQDSEPTQQGSQDTAQALAPFELLENFGAAPAETLRPLLADPTWNIVDAFPARPLQEVAVKGTIDIPRFSARYEAMYFESDVDRPRLFQSCQELVSLNEVLRSVFVQHDGTCLSVVLEDVKTPVTEHEIDGDVEAFVKDLCNLDVQTRMPLGSVFVKWFFVHSSNGRSALVFRVSHAQYDEICLPIMLHQLSALHEGKPVPRSLPFSSFAGHVVKSNVPQSVEYWRELLEGSSINVLKPDTPVTERQHYAVDRTFDISTRSKDVTIATLPTAAWALTLARMQGTRDVTFGEVVSGRNIDFPNADMVVGPCWQYVPVRVRFEDDWTVLDLLNLVQNQHIASSAHEGVGLPEIKRLCAPHWPAETDWFDTVVHQDVEHVESLGFETASSRMETIYPHQEPLREWKIQAFPQGDRLTIEIVTFESWKGHANDLLDEIETTFKVLLGNPRASLFEQ; from the exons ATGCATTTGCGGGACACCGAAGGCGGCGGAACCGCCTACCAAGAGAATGGCCATGCCGATGGCGCAGACGGCTTGACTaacggcaccgccgtcgacccTTCTTCAACGAGAACCGTTGCCGTGACGCCCCGGACCGAGGCCGGTGGCATGAGCGACTTCAAACACGAGCTGCTCCTCGCCTGGCTGCTTGTGCTCTACCGCAAtaacgacgacggcctgaGCCGCGTAAACTGGGGGTTCAGGACGCGAGACGGCCAGCAGCCGTCGTCCGCAACTCACAACAGTCTGAGCCTAAGCGAGGCGCCCTTCAAGAACAGCGACTCCATATCCGAGGCCCTGGAGGTCATCAAGAACCTGGGCGAGAGGGAGCTCGACAGTGACGCGCAACCGGTTCCTGTAATATACTTCAACAATGGAGCACCTGCCTCTCAGGGCAAGTTGGAGAAGACGCCATCCAAGAGATCTCGCGAC TGGACATATCAGATCGAGACAACGATCAACGAGGGGCAGATAATCATCAATGCCCAGTGGGACCGCGCCGTCCTGTCGTACCGTCACGCCGCCTTCCAACTCGACTCCTTCGTCGAGATCCTCACCACAATCCTCCAAAACCCATACCGCCAGATCTCGGACACGATCGGTCCCACCACAAAGGACCTCGAGCAGCTGTGGACGTGGAATGCCGAGCTGCCGGAGAACATGCAGAGATGTATGCAGgacatcatcgccgaggTGGCCAGCAACGGTCCCGACCGGCCGGCCGTCGAGTCCTGGGACGGGAACTTCACCTACGGCGACGTGGAGCGTCTGTCAACCCGCCTCGCGCGCCATCTCGTGCACCGGGGAGTCAAGGTCGGCTCCACGGTGCCCATGTGCTTCGAGAAGTCGCGCTGGACGACCGTGGCGCTCCTGGCCGTCATGAAGGCTGGCGCCGCCTTCGCGCTCACCGACCCCAGCCAGCCCGAGGCCCGTCTGCgcaccatcgtcgagcagaccggcgccaccatcatcgtGACCTCCCAACGGCAGAGCGAGCTCGGCCGGCGCATCGCCCCCGAGGgagtcctcgtcgtcgcctccgaCGAGACCCTCAACCAAGACaccctcgagctcgccccTGAGCTGCCCTACATCCCGccatcctcccccctttACATCCAATTCACGTCCGGCAGCACGGGTAAGCCCAAGGGAGTTATGGTCTCTCACGAAAACTTCACCAGCGGCGCCGTCCCCCGTGGCTGGGCCGTCGGCTACCGCGCGCACTCCCGCTGCTTCGACTTCGCATCGTACGCCTTCGACGTTGCCATTGACTGCATGCTCTGCACCCTCGCCGCGGGCGGCTGCCTTTGCATTCCTTCGGACGAGGACCGCATGAACGACCTGAGCGGCGCCATCCGCAATTCCAAGTGCAACATGGCGCACATGACCCCCTCCGTCGCCCGTGTCCTGGACCCGGATGTCATCCCTTCCCTGGAAgtcctcggcctgggcggcgaggccgtctcgGCGGGCGACGCCTCGACGTGGAGCAAGACGACGAGCGTCATCATTGCCTACGGCCCATCCGAGTGCACCGTCGGCTGCACCATCAATAGCAACGTCAGCAGCACCTCGACTAACATCGGCAAGGGCTGCGGTGGTCTCACCTGGATCGTCGATCCCGATGACCACGAGCGTCTCATGCCCGTCggagccgtcggcgagcttctcATCGAGGGGCCCGTCGTCGGTCTCGGGTACCTCAACGACAAGGCCAAAACCGACGAGGTCTTCATCGAGGATCCCGCCTGGCTCCTCGCCGGTGGTGGCCCCGCCCGCGGCAGACACGGCCGCCTCTACAAGACGGGGGATCTGGTCCGCTACGACCCCGACGGCACAGGGTCCATCGCCTTCGTGGGCCGCAAGGACCAGCAGGTCAAGCTCCGCGGCCAGAGAATCGAGCTGGCCGAAGTCGAGCATCACCTCAGGGGAAAGATGCCCTCTGGCGTCAAGATCGTGGCCGAGGTCATCAagcccggcggcagcgagcccaccctcgtcgccttcgtcgtcgagcagaaccccgtcgtcaaccccgacgcggaagacgacgtcACAATCTTCTCGCCCGAGTTCAGccaggccatcgccgagatcgacatCTCGCTGGGTGCCGAGATCCCCCGCTACATGGTCCCCTCCGCCTACATCCCGCTCCGCAAGATGCCGTCCCTGGTCTCTGGCAAGATCGACCGCAAGCGCCTGCGCGAGCTCGGAGGCTCCATGTCTCGTGAACAGGTCGCCCGCCTGCGCGTGGCCCCCACCGAGAAGAACGAGCCCGAGacggagatggagaaggcgtTGCAGCAGGTGTGGACTAAGgtcctgggcggcgaggtcagCATCGGCCTGCACGACAGcttcttcgccctcggcggcgattCCCTTCGTGCCATGAAGCTCGTCGCTGCTGCCAGAGAGGAGGGCATCGCCTTGACGGTGGCGAGCATCTTCAACTTCCCTTCGCTCAAGGACATGGCCCAGAACGcgaccaaggtatccaaggaggacgaggccgccgttgcccccttttctctcctcGAGGATGGTTGGACCCCCGAGGAGGCGCGCGCAGAGTCAGCCAAGCTCTGCGGCATCGACGAGTCTGCGATCGAGGACATCTACCCCTGCACGCCTCTCCAGGAGGGTCTGATGGCTCTTTCtgccaaggtcaaggaggcctACGTCGCGCAGAGAGTCGTTGACCTCGCCGACTCCGCGACAGCAGACAAGCTGCGCAACGCCTtcgatgtcgccgccgcagacTGCGCCATCCTCCGCACCAGAATCGTCCAGGTCCCCGGCCGAGGTCTTGCTCAGGTCGTGGTCAAGGAGGACATCGCCTGGCATATTGGCGACGACCTCCAGGGCTACCTTGTGAAGGACCGAGAGGAGGGCATGGATTTGGGACGACCCCTCGTCCGGTATGCCCTCGTCACCGAAAAGGAGACGGGCAAGGTGCAGTTCGTGCTGACAATGCACCACGCCCTCTACGACGGCTGGTGCATGCccctcatcgtcgacaaggtcaaCAAGGCCTTCGATGGCGTCAGAGTCGAGCGGGCCGCCGAGTTTAAGGACTTCATCAAATACCTTGGCAGCATtgaccgcgccgccgccgagacgtACTGGCGCGATCAGCTCCAGGGTGCCAACGGCCCTCAATTTCCGGCCCTGCCGTACGAGGGATACCAGACGCAAGCCGACTCGCTTCTGGAGGTCTACGTGCCTCTGagcggccggccggcgtcCAACACGACCGTCGCCACCGTCATCCGCGGTGCGTGGGCGTACGTCGCATCTCACTACTCCTCATCACCCGACGTCGTCTTTGGCGAAACCCTTACGGGACGTAATGCTCCTATCAGGGGCACCGAGGAGATTGAGGGCCCGATGATCACGACGGTGCCCTTCCGCCTCCAAGTCAACGGCGAGACTACCGTCAGCGACTACCTCCAAGACATCCAGGATCAGACCATCCAGCAAATTCCCTACGAGCACACCGGTCTCCAACACATCCGTCGTCTCAGCCctgacgccctcgaggcctgCGAGCTGAGGACCGGTCTCGTCCTCCACCCGAGCGCCGATGATTTCGACCAGGAGGAGTTCAACAAGTACCCTGCGAACCGCCTGGTTcccgccggcgatgccgaggccgccgaggaggctcTCAAGTTTAACACCTACGCCCTCATGCTCGTCTGCTCCACCGACCCCAAGGGATTCCTGGTCATGGCCTCGTTCGACTCCAAGACGGTCCAGAAGCCGCTGATGGAAAGGGCTCTCGCCCAGTTCTCTCAGGTGGCCCAGAAGCTCTCCCAACTTACCGATGCGCCGCTTGGCGATATTGCGTACCTGACGCAGGAGGACCAGGCCGAGGTGTCTCGTCTGAGCACCGAGAGCGTGAAGAGTGTCCTTGGGGAGTACCctgaggccgaggccgtaTGGATCGTTAACCCGACGGACTCTGGAAGCCTCGCGCCTCTGGGAGTCGTTGGCGAGCTCGTGATTGTCAGCAAGGCGGAGTTGTCTCTTTCTACTCTTGAGCAGCCTtcgtgggcggcgacgagcaaggaggaggccggcaAGTTCTACAAGACGGACCGTCTGGCCAAGTTCAACGCGGATGGGTCCGTTCAGATCACCGGCAAGAAGAGCGATCTCGTTCAAAAGACCAACACGGCCAGCAAAGCTCCCGCGAAACGCATCTCTGCCACGTCCGCCAAGCAGCGCCGCCTGCGGACCCTCTGGAGCCGCGTCCTCAGGCTCCCCGAGAGCGATATCGGTCTGAACGACAGCTTCttccgtctcggcggcgactccATCGGTGCCATGAAGCTCGTTTCCGAGGCCCGGCTGGCCGGTCTCACACTCACCGTCAACCAAGTCTTCACCAAGAGGACGCTATACGACATGGCCAGCGTTCTGCAGGACTCGGAGCCGACGCAACAAGGCTCGCAGGACACCGCACAAGCTCTGGCGCCCTTCGAGCTCCTGGAGAACTTTGGTGCCGCCCCGGCCGAGACACTGCGGCCTCTGCTGGCCGACCCGACGTGGAACATCGTCGACGCGTTCCCCGCCAGACCGCTGCAAGAGGTCGCCGTCAAGGGGACCATCGACATCCCGCGCTTCTCGGCACGCTACGAGGCCATGTACTTCGAGAGCGACGTCGACCGACCCCGCCTCTTCCAGAGCTGCCAGGAGCTCGTCTCGCTCAACGAGGTGCTCCGGTCCGTCTTTGTGCAGCACGACGGCACGTGTCTcagcgtcgtcctcgaggacgtcaaGACGCCCGTCACGGAGCACGagatcgacggcgacgtcgaggccttcGTCAAGGACCTCTGCAACCTCGACGTCCAGACGCGCATGCCGCTCGGCTCCGTCTTTGTCAAGTGGTTCTTCGTGCACAGCAGCAACGGCCGGTCGGCGCTCGTGTTCCGCGTGTCGCACGCGCAGTACGACGAGATCTGCCTGCCCATCATGCTGCACCAGCTCTCGGCGCTGCACGAGGGCAAGCCCGTGCCCAGGTcgctgcccttctcctcgttcGCCGGGCACGTCGTCAAGTCCAACGTGCCGCAGAGCGTCGAGTACTGGAGAGAGCTGCTCGAAGGGTCCTCGATCAACGTTCTGAAGCCCGACACCCCCGTGACGGAGAGGCAGCACTACGCCGTCGACCGGACGTTCGACATCTCGACCCGCTCCAAGGACGTCACCATCGCCACGCtcccgacggcggcgtgggcgcTGACCCTGGCGAGGATGCAGGGGACGCGGGACGTGACCTTTGGCGAGGTCGTCAGCGGCCGCAACATCGACTTCCCCAACGCCGACATGGTCGTCGGCCCCTGCTGGCAGTACGTGCCGGTCCGGGTCCGGTTCGAGGACGACTGGACGGTGCTGGACCTGCTCAACCTCGTGCAGAACCAGCACATCGCCAGCTCGGCgcacgagggcgtcggcctGCCCGAGATCAAGCGGCTCTGCGCCCCGCACTGGCCCGCCGAGACGGACTGGTTCGACACGGTGGTCCACCAGGACGTCGAGCACGTCGAGAGCCTCGGCTTCGAGACGGCGAGCAGCAGGATGGAGACCATCTACCCGCACCAGGAGCCGCTGCGGGAGTGGAAGATCCAGGCGTTCCCGCAGGGCGACAGGCTGACGATCGAGATCGTGACGTTCGAGTCGTGGAAGGGGCACGCCAACGACCTGCTGGACGAGATCGAGACGACGTTCAAGGTCCTCTTGGGGAACCCTCGAGCGTCGTTGTTTGAACAGTGA